Proteins encoded within one genomic window of Deinococcus ruber:
- a CDS encoding vWA domain-containing protein, which translates to MARLTRYSRFESELDELESSELMQMIQEALLGQGMNDPYDPDPNARPSMDDLFDAILNALAERGMIPDDLLAEAMQAGDIQDSRLGQQIQRLMDKLQQDGFIRKEFEEGEGGGAGNPGEARFNLTDKSIDFLGYKSLRDLMGGLGRSSAGAHDTRDYSSGIDMMGELKSYEFGDTLNLDTTATLSNVISKGFDNMDEGDLVIRQSEYSSSAATVVLLDCSHSMILYGEDRFTPAKQVALALAHLIRTQYPGDTVKFVLFHDSAEEVPISKLAQAQIGPYHTNTAGGLRLAQQLLKRENKDMKQIVMITDGKPSALTLPDGRIYKNSYGLDPYVLGATLREVAQCRRSGIQVNTFMLARDAELVGFVRRVAEMTRGKAYFTTPHNIGQYVLMDYMSNKTKLVN; encoded by the coding sequence ATGGCACGCCTCACCCGCTACAGCCGATTTGAAAGCGAGCTTGACGAACTCGAGTCGAGCGAACTCATGCAGATGATTCAGGAAGCTCTTCTGGGGCAGGGCATGAACGACCCCTACGACCCCGATCCCAACGCCAGACCCAGCATGGACGACCTGTTCGACGCGATTTTGAATGCGCTGGCCGAACGCGGCATGATTCCAGACGATCTGCTGGCCGAGGCGATGCAGGCTGGAGATATCCAGGATTCACGCCTGGGGCAGCAGATTCAGCGCCTGATGGACAAGTTGCAGCAGGACGGATTCATCCGCAAAGAATTCGAGGAAGGTGAGGGCGGCGGCGCAGGCAACCCCGGCGAGGCCCGCTTCAACCTGACTGACAAGAGCATCGACTTTCTGGGATACAAGAGCCTGCGCGATCTGATGGGCGGCCTGGGCCGCAGCAGCGCAGGGGCGCACGATACCCGCGATTACTCGTCCGGCATCGATATGATGGGCGAGCTGAAGAGCTACGAATTTGGCGACACGCTCAATCTCGACACCACTGCCACGCTGTCTAACGTCATCTCCAAGGGGTTTGACAACATGGACGAAGGCGATCTGGTGATTCGCCAGAGCGAATACAGCAGCAGCGCGGCGACGGTGGTGCTGCTCGACTGCTCGCACAGCATGATTCTGTACGGCGAAGACCGTTTTACGCCTGCCAAACAGGTCGCGCTGGCTCTGGCACACCTGATCCGTACACAGTACCCTGGCGATACCGTCAAATTCGTCCTATTCCACGACAGCGCCGAGGAAGTGCCGATTTCCAAGCTGGCGCAGGCGCAGATCGGGCCCTATCACACCAACACGGCAGGGGGGCTGAGACTGGCTCAGCAGCTCCTAAAACGTGAGAATAAAGATATGAAGCAGATCGTCATGATTACGGACGGCAAGCCGTCAGCGCTTACACTTCCCGACGGACGCATCTATAAAAATTCATACGGCCTCGATCCGTATGTTCTGGGTGCAACGCTGCGCGAGGTGGCACAGTGCCGCCGCAGTGGCATTCAGGTCAATACCTTTATGCTCGCTCGCGACGCCGAACTGGTGGGTTTTGTGCGCCGCGTAGCCGAAATGACGCGGGGCAAGGCGTATTTTACGACGCCGCACAATATCGGGCAGTACGTTCTGATGGACTATATGAGCAACAAGACAAAACTGGTCAACTGA